A DNA window from Turicibacter sp. TJ11 contains the following coding sequences:
- a CDS encoding sugar O-acetyltransferase yields MDLKETLQRMHHQQLYYCNNDKLMEKQEKCLERLYDFNQTRPTESQKRAELLKEMFAEIGEGCYIEPPLHANWGGHHVHFGNYVYANFNLTLVDDTHIYVGNHVMFGPNVTLATAGHPIHPELRKKQAQFNAPITIGSNVWIGAGAIILPGITIGDNTVIGAGSIVTKDIPANVIAVGNPCKVLRTINEYDFQYYFKQMEIDLK; encoded by the coding sequence ATGGACTTAAAAGAAACTTTACAACGAATGCATCACCAACAATTGTACTACTGTAATAATGATAAACTAATGGAAAAACAAGAGAAGTGTTTAGAGCGTTTATATGATTTTAATCAAACACGGCCAACTGAATCTCAAAAACGAGCTGAATTGTTAAAAGAAATGTTTGCTGAAATTGGAGAGGGATGTTACATCGAACCCCCACTTCATGCCAATTGGGGAGGACATCATGTTCATTTTGGAAATTATGTTTATGCAAACTTTAATTTAACTCTAGTAGATGATACACACATTTATGTCGGAAATCATGTTATGTTTGGACCGAACGTCACTTTAGCAACAGCAGGTCACCCTATTCATCCTGAGCTTCGAAAAAAACAAGCTCAATTTAATGCTCCGATTACGATTGGCAGTAATGTATGGATTGGTGCAGGTGCTATTATTTTACCCGGAATTACAATTGGGGATAATACCGTGATTGGTGCTGGAAGTATCGTGACAAAAGATATTCCAGCCAATGTTATTGCTGTTGGTAATCCATGTAAAGTATTAAGAACGATCAACGAATATGACTTTCAATACTATTTTAAACAAATGGAAATAGATCTAAAGTAA
- a CDS encoding nitronate monooxygenase family protein, producing the protein MDVKPLKIGSFTLELPIVQGGMGIGISRSNLAAAVSNCGGLGVLSGAQIGHDEPDFEVNTLQANLRAIKKHIKKAKEMAKGKMIGINLMVAMEHYEEHVEAAVDAGVDIIISGAGLPLTLPAHLKGSQTLFAPIVSSARAAQVLLKNYDRKYQVAPDMIVIEGPKAGGHLGFKAEDIESDLIDLDQIVKEVIEITNAYATKYNKEIPVIVAGGIFDGSDIVHYLKLGASGVQMATRFIATEECDAHPNFKQAIIDAKEEDIILVKSPVGMPGRAIRNQFSERYGTKRGKIKKCYNCIKPCRPATTVYCISQALIHAVRGEIDDALLFCGSNAYRINELVTVKHLMQTLKDEILAN; encoded by the coding sequence TTGGATGTTAAACCATTAAAAATCGGTAGTTTTACATTGGAACTTCCTATTGTTCAAGGTGGAATGGGAATTGGAATATCACGATCGAATTTGGCAGCAGCTGTTTCAAATTGCGGAGGACTTGGTGTTTTATCTGGAGCTCAAATAGGACATGACGAGCCTGATTTTGAAGTTAATACATTACAGGCAAACTTAAGAGCAATAAAAAAACATATAAAAAAAGCAAAAGAAATGGCAAAAGGAAAAATGATTGGAATTAACTTAATGGTCGCTATGGAACATTATGAAGAACACGTTGAAGCAGCGGTTGACGCAGGAGTTGATATTATTATTTCTGGGGCTGGGTTACCATTAACGCTACCAGCTCACTTAAAAGGAAGTCAGACTCTATTTGCTCCCATTGTTTCAAGCGCTCGTGCAGCACAGGTTTTACTTAAAAATTATGATCGCAAGTATCAGGTTGCACCGGATATGATTGTAATTGAAGGCCCAAAAGCTGGTGGACATCTAGGGTTTAAAGCCGAAGATATTGAATCAGACTTAATTGACTTAGATCAAATTGTAAAAGAAGTGATTGAAATTACTAATGCCTATGCCACGAAATATAATAAAGAGATTCCAGTTATTGTTGCTGGCGGTATTTTTGATGGTTCAGATATTGTTCATTATTTGAAGTTAGGTGCATCAGGTGTTCAAATGGCAACCCGATTTATTGCAACAGAAGAATGCGATGCCCATCCGAATTTTAAGCAAGCGATTATTGATGCAAAGGAGGAAGATATCATTTTAGTCAAGAGTCCAGTAGGAATGCCAGGTCGCGCTATACGAAATCAATTTAGTGAAAGATATGGAACTAAGCGTGGGAAGATAAAAAAATGTTATAACTGTATCAAACCATGTCGCCCAGCTACGACTGTTTATTGTATAAGTCAAGCATTGATTCATGCGGTTCGTGGTGAGATTGATGATGCTTTATTATTTTGTGGATCAAATGCTTATCGGATTAATGAGTTAGTTACCGTTAAACATTTAATGCAAACGTTAAAAGATGAAATATTAGCAAATTAA
- the accB gene encoding acetyl-CoA carboxylase biotin carboxyl carrier protein codes for MNLADGASIKDNKKDDYMNQVLQLMDRFSDSDMTKLQVEVEGFKVSLQRETKEMIEVAHAGQLKTVDMVPINQTQIVSVNPETIECTTSNHGKQVKAPLVGTFYSSNEPGGKPFVSVGDTVKKGQPLCIIEAMKVMNEIESPYEGVVKEIKVQNEEAVGFDQLLMILE; via the coding sequence ATGAACCTAGCAGATGGTGCATCTATCAAAGATAACAAAAAAGATGATTATATGAATCAAGTGTTACAACTGATGGATCGTTTTTCGGATAGTGATATGACTAAACTTCAAGTCGAAGTCGAAGGATTCAAAGTTTCTTTGCAGCGTGAAACGAAAGAAATGATCGAGGTAGCTCATGCAGGACAATTAAAAACAGTAGATATGGTGCCGATTAATCAAACACAAATTGTGTCTGTCAATCCTGAAACCATTGAGTGCACAACCTCTAATCATGGAAAACAGGTGAAAGCACCTCTCGTAGGAACATTTTATAGTTCAAATGAACCAGGTGGAAAGCCTTTTGTATCAGTCGGAGATACAGTGAAAAAGGGGCAACCTCTATGTATTATTGAGGCAATGAAAGTGATGAATGAAATCGAATCACCATACGAGGGTGTCGTTAAAGAAATTAAAGTTCAAAACGAAGAAGCGGTAGGATTTGATCAATTATTAATGATTCTTGAGTAA
- a CDS encoding acetyl-CoA carboxylase biotin carboxylase subunit translates to MLRKILIANRGEIAVRIIRACKEMGIETVAIFSTADHRGLHVDLADEAICVGSARVQDSYLNMNNILSAAVATGCDAIHPGFGFLSENSTFAALTEELGLKFIGPKGTVIDHMGNKSKAREMMIEAGIPVVPGSDGLVQTIKQGKEIASQIGYPVLVKASAGGGGRGMRIIRNEEEFADLFQTAKLEAKMAFGDDSMYLEKFIENPRHIEFQILADQFGNVIHLFDRDCSVQRRNQKVIEEAPSPVLDAKTRDKMGEIAVRAAKTVGYENAGTIEFLLDKHHNFYFIEMNTRIQVEHPITEMITGIDLIKEQIKIASGQPLAFKQVDVKISGHAMECRINAENPSQNFKPSPGQIVTLNIPSGLGVRVDTSVYQGYHIPPFYDSMVGKLIVHGLDRQEAIAKMKRSLEELVVEGIETNIDFQYAIMEHPKFIENDYDTSFIQKHMHELEVI, encoded by the coding sequence ATGCTACGAAAAATATTAATTGCTAATCGTGGTGAAATTGCTGTTCGAATTATCCGTGCTTGCAAAGAGATGGGAATTGAGACAGTAGCTATTTTTTCTACGGCTGATCATCGTGGACTTCATGTGGACTTAGCAGATGAAGCTATTTGCGTCGGATCAGCTAGAGTTCAAGATAGTTATTTAAATATGAATAATATTTTGAGTGCAGCAGTAGCTACTGGATGCGACGCCATTCACCCTGGCTTCGGATTTTTATCAGAAAATAGTACGTTTGCTGCCTTAACGGAGGAACTAGGATTAAAGTTTATTGGTCCCAAAGGTACTGTTATCGATCATATGGGAAATAAATCGAAAGCTCGTGAAATGATGATAGAAGCTGGTATTCCGGTTGTACCGGGATCTGATGGACTTGTTCAAACAATAAAGCAAGGAAAAGAGATTGCTTCGCAAATTGGTTATCCTGTTTTAGTCAAAGCATCGGCTGGTGGCGGTGGACGCGGCATGCGTATCATTAGGAACGAAGAAGAGTTTGCAGATTTATTTCAAACGGCAAAACTAGAAGCAAAGATGGCATTTGGAGATGATTCAATGTATCTTGAAAAATTCATCGAAAATCCACGTCATATTGAGTTTCAAATTTTAGCCGATCAATTTGGAAATGTGATTCATTTATTTGACCGAGATTGTTCTGTTCAACGACGTAACCAAAAAGTAATCGAGGAGGCACCTTCTCCAGTATTAGATGCTAAAACGAGAGATAAGATGGGAGAAATAGCTGTTCGTGCAGCAAAAACTGTTGGATATGAAAATGCAGGAACGATTGAATTTTTACTAGATAAACACCATAATTTTTACTTTATTGAAATGAATACACGTATTCAAGTCGAACATCCCATTACTGAGATGATTACAGGAATTGATTTAATAAAAGAACAAATTAAAATTGCCTCAGGACAACCTTTAGCTTTTAAACAAGTAGATGTTAAAATAAGCGGTCATGCGATGGAATGCCGAATTAATGCAGAAAATCCTTCACAAAACTTTAAACCTTCCCCAGGACAAATTGTAACGTTAAATATTCCAAGTGGATTAGGTGTTCGAGTAGATACATCTGTTTATCAAGGGTATCATATTCCTCCTTTTTATGACTCGATGGTTGGAAAACTTATTGTTCATGGATTAGATCGTCAAGAAGCTATCGCTAAGATGAAACGTTCTTTAGAAGAACTTGTTGTTGAAGGAATTGAGACTAATATTGACTTTCAATATGCGATTATGGAGCATCCAAAGTTTATTGAAAATGATTATGATACCAGTTTTATTCAAAAGCATATGCACGAACTGGAGGTGATTTAG
- the accD gene encoding acetyl-CoA carboxylase, carboxyltransferase subunit beta — protein MGFFLQRQKKVKSATTKRDVNEGIYTKCESCKEVLPVRELSSNLEVCSNCGYHYRMSATKRLNSLVDMGSFKEINARLVSLNPLKFPGYEQKIEGLMEVNQMNEAVMTGIAKIDGQTVAIGIMDSYFMMGSMGSVVGEKVTRLIEVATSRKLPLVLICASGGARMQEGIYSLMQMAKTSAAIAKHHQAGLLYISVLTQPTMGGVTASFATLGDILIAEKGAAIGFAGRRVIEQTLKQSLPDHFQTAEFLQEKGLIDLVVSRHRLKQMISQLIALHEGSER, from the coding sequence ATGGGATTTTTTTTACAACGTCAAAAAAAAGTTAAATCAGCCACAACTAAACGCGATGTGAACGAGGGAATTTATACTAAATGTGAATCGTGTAAAGAAGTTCTTCCTGTTAGAGAACTCTCTTCTAATTTAGAGGTTTGTTCAAACTGTGGATATCATTACCGTATGTCTGCGACCAAACGGTTAAATAGTCTTGTAGATATGGGATCATTTAAAGAAATTAATGCTAGATTAGTTAGTCTTAATCCACTTAAGTTTCCGGGCTATGAACAAAAAATTGAAGGATTAATGGAAGTTAATCAAATGAATGAAGCAGTGATGACAGGAATTGCTAAAATTGATGGACAAACAGTAGCAATTGGTATTATGGATAGCTATTTTATGATGGGGAGTATGGGATCGGTTGTTGGTGAAAAAGTCACACGTCTCATCGAGGTAGCCACTTCCCGCAAGCTTCCGTTAGTTTTAATTTGCGCTTCAGGTGGAGCACGAATGCAAGAAGGAATTTATTCATTAATGCAGATGGCTAAAACTTCAGCAGCGATTGCTAAGCATCATCAAGCAGGATTACTTTATATTAGTGTTTTAACTCAACCAACGATGGGAGGGGTGACTGCTTCCTTTGCAACACTTGGAGATATTTTAATCGCTGAAAAAGGTGCTGCTATTGGGTTTGCGGGTCGACGTGTGATTGAACAGACACTTAAACAATCACTACCTGATCATTTTCAAACGGCAGAATTTTTACAAGAAAAAGGACTTATTGATTTAGTGGTTAGTCGTCATAGACTTAAACAAATGATTTCACAGCTTATTGCCTTACATGAAGGGAGTGAGAGATAG
- a CDS encoding acetyl-CoA carboxylase carboxyltransferase subunit alpha, translating to MGILDIETKIAEIEARLDEISIENHAEVEELQQQLRLYKTRAYEHLSAWDHVTLARHPKRPKARDYIDYIFDSFIELHGDRLYADDEAIIGGIAKLGNKVITVIAHQKGNTTAENIKCNFGMPHPEGYRKVLRLMKQAEKFNRPVITFIDTPGAYPGAEAEERGQGHAIAQCLKEMSSLKVPTLSIVIGEGGSGGALALGVSDQIWMLQYAIYSILSPEGFASILYKDGSRAKEAAEVMKLTAQDYLEMGMIEKVIKEPVGGAHQFPQYVFDQLKTDLEDYLSQVKKVSTKQLLAKRYRKYRSIGKYDYNHR from the coding sequence GTGGGTATTTTAGATATTGAAACGAAAATAGCAGAGATAGAGGCACGTTTAGATGAAATATCAATTGAAAATCATGCAGAAGTAGAAGAACTTCAACAGCAATTACGCCTTTACAAAACTCGTGCTTATGAACATTTAAGCGCTTGGGATCATGTAACACTTGCACGTCATCCTAAAAGACCAAAAGCTCGTGATTATATTGATTATATCTTTGATTCATTTATTGAACTTCATGGGGATCGTTTATACGCAGATGATGAAGCCATTATTGGTGGGATTGCTAAACTTGGAAACAAAGTGATAACTGTCATTGCTCATCAAAAAGGAAATACCACAGCTGAAAATATCAAATGTAATTTTGGAATGCCGCATCCTGAAGGTTATCGAAAAGTTTTACGTTTAATGAAGCAGGCTGAAAAGTTTAATCGTCCAGTGATTACATTTATCGATACACCAGGTGCCTATCCAGGTGCTGAAGCAGAGGAACGAGGCCAAGGTCATGCGATTGCACAGTGTCTTAAGGAGATGTCGAGTCTAAAGGTTCCCACACTATCGATTGTGATTGGAGAAGGTGGAAGTGGAGGCGCACTAGCTTTAGGAGTAAGTGATCAAATCTGGATGTTACAATACGCTATCTACTCCATTTTATCTCCTGAAGGATTTGCTTCTATTTTATATAAAGATGGTTCGCGAGCTAAAGAAGCCGCTGAAGTGATGAAACTAACCGCACAAGATTATTTAGAAATGGGGATGATCGAAAAAGTAATTAAAGAGCCTGTTGGTGGAGCTCATCAGTTTCCACAGTATGTTTTTGATCAACTAAAAACGGATTTAGAGGACTACTTATCTCAAGTAAAAAAAGTATCTACTAAACAACTACTAGCTAAGCGTTATAGAAAGTATCGTTCAATAGGAAAGTATGATTATAACCATCGTTAA
- a CDS encoding beta-ketoacyl-ACP synthase III, which produces MAIKVIGTGMYVPSFKVSNQKLESIVETTDEWITTRTGIHNRYIVTTENTVDLAYEAAHRAIKQSHIDSSDIGLIIVATFTPERLTPSTACLVQARLGLNDQQIIAFDLNAACCGFVYALSVAEQFLKTKTVKKALIIGAEVLSKIIDWNDRGTCVLFGDGSGAVVVEYEQDLENSFYLNSAGDEQDSLITTQIPLNHPFIPSKVHPIYLQMNGQQVFKFAITAIKETITKLLEQTNLSLDDISLIIPHQANKRIIDKVVKDLKVSSEKFFLNVSEYGNTSAASIPIALHDAIKKQRLKNGDKVMVIGFGGGLTWGGCIISI; this is translated from the coding sequence GTGGCAATTAAAGTTATTGGAACCGGTATGTACGTTCCAAGTTTTAAAGTTAGTAATCAAAAACTGGAATCAATTGTTGAAACAACTGATGAATGGATCACAACTCGAACAGGTATTCATAATCGCTACATCGTAACCACTGAAAACACAGTTGATTTAGCTTATGAGGCGGCTCATCGTGCAATAAAGCAAAGTCATATTGATTCTTCTGATATTGGTTTAATTATTGTTGCAACCTTTACACCTGAACGATTAACTCCTTCTACGGCTTGTCTCGTACAAGCAAGGCTTGGATTAAATGATCAACAGATAATTGCATTTGATTTGAATGCAGCATGTTGTGGGTTTGTTTATGCGTTAAGTGTAGCCGAGCAATTTCTTAAAACAAAAACAGTAAAAAAAGCATTAATTATTGGAGCTGAAGTCTTATCAAAAATCATAGATTGGAATGATCGTGGAACTTGTGTTTTATTTGGAGATGGAAGTGGTGCTGTTGTTGTTGAATATGAACAGGATTTAGAAAACAGTTTTTATCTTAATTCAGCAGGTGATGAACAAGATTCCTTAATAACAACTCAAATCCCGTTAAACCATCCGTTTATTCCATCCAAAGTGCACCCCATTTACCTACAGATGAATGGGCAACAAGTGTTTAAGTTCGCTATTACAGCGATCAAGGAAACGATCACGAAGTTACTTGAACAAACTAACTTATCTTTAGATGATATTTCTTTAATTATTCCACATCAAGCGAACAAACGAATTATTGATAAAGTTGTTAAAGATTTAAAAGTTTCGAGTGAAAAATTCTTTTTAAATGTCTCTGAGTATGGAAATACGTCAGCAGCAAGTATTCCAATTGCATTACATGATGCAATTAAAAAGCAACGATTGAAAAATGGAGATAAAGTGATGGTGATTGGATTTGGTGGCGGATTAACATGGGGCGGATGTATTATTTCTATTTAG
- the fabK gene encoding enoyl-[acyl-carrier-protein] reductase FabK has product MSLTTLLNIKYPIIQGGMANISLAELAAAVSNAGGLGVIGSGGWDADRLRDEIRRCKKLTDKPFGVNLMLMNPHCDELAKVIVEEGVHVVTTGAGSPGPYINMFKEANIKIIPVVPSVALAKRMARLGVDAIIAEGTESGGHVGELTTMTLLPQVVDAVDLPVIAAGGIADGRGFIAALALGACGVQIGSRFLTAKECPVHENYKLAVIKAKDTDTVVTGRSVGVPVRCLKNPMTREYIALEKQGVSAEDLEYLTLGSLRKAVLEGDIKSGSVMVGQVAGMLSEIQTVAEIIEDIYHHASLVCKNLKIG; this is encoded by the coding sequence ATGTCTTTGACAACTTTATTAAATATAAAATATCCAATAATTCAAGGCGGGATGGCAAATATCTCATTAGCAGAACTTGCTGCTGCTGTTTCAAATGCAGGTGGTCTTGGTGTCATTGGTTCTGGTGGTTGGGATGCAGATCGTCTAAGAGATGAAATTAGAAGGTGTAAAAAGCTAACGGATAAACCCTTTGGTGTTAACTTGATGTTAATGAATCCACATTGTGATGAATTAGCAAAAGTCATTGTTGAAGAAGGAGTCCATGTTGTGACAACAGGGGCTGGAAGTCCAGGTCCATATATCAACATGTTTAAGGAAGCTAATATTAAAATTATTCCAGTTGTGCCATCCGTTGCGCTTGCTAAACGAATGGCACGATTAGGGGTTGATGCCATTATTGCTGAAGGAACAGAGTCAGGCGGTCATGTAGGTGAACTAACAACGATGACTCTACTTCCACAAGTCGTTGATGCAGTTGATTTACCTGTTATTGCAGCCGGTGGAATTGCTGATGGACGTGGATTTATCGCTGCTTTAGCACTAGGAGCTTGCGGTGTTCAAATCGGTAGTCGCTTTTTAACAGCTAAAGAATGTCCTGTCCATGAAAACTATAAGTTAGCAGTCATTAAAGCTAAAGATACAGACACAGTTGTAACGGGTCGTAGTGTAGGTGTGCCTGTTCGTTGTTTAAAAAACCCAATGACGCGTGAATATATCGCCCTTGAAAAACAAGGTGTGTCGGCGGAAGATTTAGAATACTTAACGTTAGGATCATTACGTAAAGCTGTGTTAGAAGGCGATATAAAATCTGGATCCGTTATGGTTGGACAAGTAGCGGGAATGCTTTCTGAAATTCAAACCGTTGCAGAAATTATTGAAGATATTTATCATCATGCATCACTAGTTTGCAAAAATTTAAAAATCGGTTAA
- the fabD gene encoding ACP S-malonyltransferase, translating into MSKVAFIFSGQGAQTVGMGKSFYESSETARDLMDQANALLSFDLKEICFEDSQGLINETTYTQPAIFVVSQMALALLQQKGIQADVVAGFSLGEYSALCAANVFSFEEGVKLVAKRGELMGAASNHGQMAAILGLDLEKVKIVCKVASDKGVVEIANLNCPGQIVIGGEVDAVAYACEIAKNHGAKRALTLPVSGPFHTSLLKQTAQIFEQVLNEKDLKEPQIPIVLNVLGDYYDPPLNLKNLMVKQMASSVKWEASIRQMIADGVGTFIEVGPGKTLSGFIKKIDRNVQLLNVEDMKSLEATIKALKN; encoded by the coding sequence ATGTCAAAAGTCGCATTTATTTTTTCAGGCCAAGGAGCACAAACGGTAGGAATGGGAAAGTCGTTTTACGAATCGAGTGAAACAGCGCGTGATTTAATGGATCAAGCCAATGCATTATTATCATTTGATTTAAAAGAAATTTGTTTTGAAGACTCACAAGGATTAATTAATGAAACGACTTATACACAACCAGCTATTTTTGTTGTCTCACAAATGGCATTAGCTTTATTACAACAAAAAGGAATTCAGGCAGATGTAGTAGCTGGATTTAGTTTAGGTGAGTATTCAGCCTTATGTGCAGCTAATGTCTTTAGTTTTGAAGAAGGTGTCAAATTAGTAGCTAAACGTGGAGAGTTAATGGGTGCTGCTTCTAATCATGGTCAAATGGCAGCTATATTAGGGCTCGATTTGGAAAAAGTAAAGATTGTTTGCAAAGTAGCATCAGATAAAGGCGTTGTCGAGATAGCTAACTTAAATTGTCCCGGACAAATTGTTATTGGTGGTGAAGTAGATGCTGTTGCTTATGCGTGTGAGATCGCTAAAAATCACGGAGCAAAACGTGCTTTGACTTTACCAGTGAGCGGACCTTTTCATACGTCATTACTCAAACAAACAGCACAAATATTTGAGCAAGTTTTAAATGAAAAAGACTTAAAAGAACCTCAAATTCCAATTGTCTTAAATGTTTTAGGTGATTACTATGACCCCCCACTAAACTTAAAAAACTTAATGGTTAAACAAATGGCCTCAAGTGTGAAATGGGAAGCAAGTATTCGTCAAATGATTGCAGATGGGGTAGGGACATTCATTGAAGTTGGACCTGGCAAAACGTTGAGTGGATTCATTAAAAAAATTGATCGCAACGTTCAACTCTTAAATGTCGAAGATATGAAATCGTTAGAGGCGACAATTAAAGCCTTAAAGAATTAG
- the fabG gene encoding 3-oxoacyl-[acyl-carrier-protein] reductase, producing MKLDGKVALITGASRGIGAAITLKLASLGCNVAINYAGNIQKAEETLQSAKSYGVHAKIYQANVANYEEVEDMTKQIIKDFGRLDIIINNAGITSDHLMMRMDQEAFNSVIDVNLKGTWNVCKSVTRFILKQRSGVIINLSSVVGMSGNIGQANYAASKAGVIGLTKSLAKEFASRNIRVNAVAPGYIKSDMTANLSEEITAKVLENIPLGQLGEVEDIANAVAFLVSDDARYITGQVLVVDGGMAI from the coding sequence ATGAAGTTAGACGGAAAAGTCGCTCTGATTACCGGTGCATCACGTGGAATCGGTGCTGCAATTACTTTAAAATTAGCTTCACTTGGATGTAATGTTGCAATTAACTATGCTGGAAATATTCAAAAAGCAGAAGAAACGTTACAATCAGCCAAGTCTTATGGTGTTCATGCTAAGATTTATCAGGCAAATGTGGCAAATTATGAAGAAGTAGAGGACATGACCAAACAAATTATTAAAGATTTTGGTCGCTTAGATATTATTATTAATAATGCAGGTATCACATCAGATCATCTCATGATGCGGATGGATCAAGAAGCTTTTAACTCTGTTATTGATGTAAATCTTAAAGGAACATGGAATGTTTGTAAAAGCGTGACGCGTTTTATTTTGAAGCAACGATCAGGTGTCATTATCAACTTATCTTCAGTTGTTGGAATGAGTGGGAACATTGGACAGGCTAATTATGCAGCTTCTAAAGCTGGAGTCATTGGATTAACCAAATCATTAGCTAAAGAATTTGCTTCAAGAAACATTCGTGTGAATGCAGTGGCACCTGGTTACATTAAATCAGATATGACCGCTAATCTATCAGAAGAGATTACAGCCAAAGTTTTAGAGAATATTCCATTAGGCCAATTAGGAGAGGTAGAAGATATTGCGAACGCTGTTGCATTTTTAGTAAGTGATGACGCCCGGTACATTACCGGACAAGTTTTAGTTGTTGATGGCGGAATGGCAATTTAA
- the fabF gene encoding beta-ketoacyl-ACP synthase II yields MSKRRVVVTGLGTVCPVGNDVETMWENIKNGVCGIDQITRFDVTDFKVKLAAEVKNLDIESYMNKKEAKRLDRFSQLAMIASKQAFLDSKLNINEMDEHRFGVILSSGIGGLQTIENEKEKGMQKGYERISPFFIPMAIGNLAAGNVAIMLGAKGACLDIVTACAAGTNSIGEAFKYVRDGYADIMLTGGAEASITPLGIGGFSAMKALSTATDKNRASIPFDAERSGFVMGEGAGALVLEEYEHAKQRGATIYAEMIGYGVSCDAFHMTAPDAEANGAAACFNMALEDAKLSADAIDYINAHGTSTPLNDKLETLGIKKVFGDHTKVMVSSTKGHTGHLLGAAGAVEAIITVKALQDGFVPPTINYLQPDPECNLDIIPNFGREEEIQYAISNSLGFGGHNACIILKKYVG; encoded by the coding sequence ATGAGTAAGCGAAGAGTCGTAGTTACAGGACTTGGAACCGTCTGTCCAGTAGGAAATGATGTTGAAACGATGTGGGAAAACATTAAAAACGGAGTTTGCGGAATTGATCAAATTACTCGTTTCGATGTAACAGATTTTAAAGTGAAATTAGCAGCTGAAGTGAAGAACTTAGATATTGAGTCTTATATGAATAAAAAAGAGGCTAAACGATTAGATCGATTTAGTCAGTTAGCTATGATTGCTTCAAAACAAGCCTTTTTAGATTCAAAACTAAATATAAACGAAATGGACGAACATCGTTTTGGTGTGATTTTAAGTTCGGGAATTGGTGGACTACAAACAATCGAAAATGAAAAAGAAAAAGGAATGCAAAAAGGATATGAGCGTATTTCTCCATTTTTTATTCCTATGGCTATTGGAAATTTAGCAGCGGGAAATGTTGCGATTATGCTAGGGGCTAAAGGTGCATGTCTAGATATTGTTACGGCTTGTGCAGCGGGGACAAATTCTATTGGAGAAGCATTTAAGTATGTACGTGATGGTTATGCAGATATTATGCTAACTGGAGGAGCAGAAGCTTCCATTACGCCACTAGGAATCGGAGGGTTTTCAGCTATGAAAGCTTTATCCACAGCGACAGATAAAAATCGTGCCTCTATTCCATTTGATGCCGAACGTAGTGGATTTGTTATGGGTGAAGGGGCAGGAGCATTAGTGTTAGAAGAATATGAACACGCTAAACAACGTGGAGCAACGATTTATGCAGAAATGATCGGATATGGCGTTAGCTGTGATGCTTTTCATATGACAGCACCAGATGCCGAAGCTAACGGAGCAGCGGCTTGTTTTAATATGGCACTTGAGGATGCTAAATTATCAGCAGATGCCATTGATTACATCAATGCTCACGGAACGTCAACTCCTCTTAACGATAAGCTAGAAACGTTAGGTATTAAAAAGGTTTTTGGTGATCATACAAAAGTTATGGTGAGTTCAACAAAAGGACATACAGGACATCTTTTAGGAGCAGCGGGAGCTGTAGAGGCAATTATTACGGTTAAAGCATTACAAGATGGATTTGTTCCACCAACGATTAACTACTTACAACCGGATCCAGAGTGTAATCTAGATATTATTCCAAATTTTGGTCGTGAAGAAGAAATCCAATACGCTATATCAAATTCATTAGGTTTTGGTGGACATAATGCATGTATTATTCTTAAAAAATATGTAGGATAA